A single window of Mycolicibacterium aurum DNA harbors:
- a CDS encoding manganese catalase family protein, which produces MYLHTQQLIYEIVVDEPDPAAANALQEGLGGQFGEMRTMMQYLFQSMNFRGDVASKPYKDLLQGVGTEEISHVELIGTTISRLLDGSPAYQGKKTDPVDQPGAKGATPLKIALDTGNIHHYLVGAQGALPVDAAGNPWLGSYVYNSGNLVLDLLYNLMLESTGRLQKCRIYEMTDNKTARSTIAYLIVRDQAHENAFAKALESLGVNWGAALPIPKTNAEQFPEVKKLVDQGLQSVQYTFSADDQSQAAKLYRGASPSNDGTELSTAVMPEGFPMTIAPERREEFSPGLDKELLSLIQATAEIEITTND; this is translated from the coding sequence ATGTACCTTCACACTCAGCAGCTCATCTACGAGATCGTCGTCGACGAGCCCGATCCCGCCGCAGCGAACGCGCTCCAGGAGGGTCTCGGTGGGCAGTTCGGCGAGATGCGCACGATGATGCAGTACCTGTTCCAGAGCATGAACTTTCGCGGTGACGTGGCATCCAAGCCGTACAAGGATCTGCTGCAGGGTGTCGGAACCGAGGAGATCAGCCACGTCGAGCTGATCGGCACCACGATCTCGCGCCTGCTCGACGGGTCGCCGGCCTACCAGGGCAAGAAGACCGACCCTGTCGACCAGCCCGGCGCCAAGGGTGCCACCCCGCTGAAGATTGCGTTGGACACCGGCAACATCCATCACTACCTGGTGGGTGCACAGGGTGCACTGCCGGTCGATGCGGCCGGCAACCCGTGGCTCGGCTCCTACGTCTACAACAGTGGAAACCTCGTCCTGGACCTGCTGTACAACCTGATGCTGGAGTCGACGGGACGCCTTCAGAAGTGCCGCATCTACGAGATGACCGACAACAAGACGGCACGCTCGACGATCGCGTACCTGATCGTGCGGGACCAAGCCCACGAGAACGCGTTCGCGAAGGCGCTGGAGAGCCTCGGTGTGAACTGGGGTGCGGCCCTGCCGATCCCGAAGACCAACGCCGAGCAGTTCCCGGAGGTCAAGAAGCTCGTCGACCAGGGACTGCAGAGTGTCCAGTACACCTTCAGCGCCGACGACCAGAGCCAGGCCGCGAAGCTGTACCGGGGTGCTTCCCCGTCCAACGACGGCACCGAGTTGAGCACCGCAGTCATGCCGGAAGGGTTCCCGATGACCATCGCGCCGGAACGGCGTGAGGAGTTCTCGCCCGGGCTGGACAAGGAACTGCTGTCGCTCATCCAGGCGACGGCCGAGATCGAGATCACGACCAACGACTAG
- a CDS encoding GlcG/HbpS family heme-binding protein: protein MTVDLATALRMIDAAHAEATSRSLLVSAAVVDAGGHLIAFGRMDGAEIAGPVLAVDKAYTAVANRIATSELATLAAPGGELFGLHANGGGRFVIFGGGVPISVEGVVVGGIGVSGASAAEDEACALAALGCL, encoded by the coding sequence ATGACTGTCGACCTGGCGACGGCGCTACGCATGATCGACGCGGCGCACGCGGAAGCCACGAGCCGATCGCTGCTGGTATCCGCTGCGGTGGTCGATGCCGGCGGGCATCTCATCGCATTCGGCAGGATGGACGGCGCGGAGATCGCAGGTCCGGTTCTCGCCGTGGACAAGGCCTATACCGCGGTGGCGAACCGCATCGCCACATCGGAACTCGCGACTCTGGCCGCCCCCGGCGGAGAACTCTTCGGATTGCACGCCAACGGCGGCGGTCGATTCGTGATCTTCGGTGGTGGCGTCCCGATTTCGGTCGAGGGAGTCGTCGTCGGCGGAATCGGTGTCAGCGGCGCGAGCGCCGCCGAGGACGAAGCGTGCGCGCTGGCGGCGCTCGGGTGCCTCTAG
- a CDS encoding PucR family transcriptional regulator, whose product MPLTLAEVVALPVMTAGAPEVLSARHWNETIRWVHSSDLADLSTLLQGGELVLTTGAALARSPRKYLRRLAAAGAVGVVVELGSIIDELPGEVGIVAEEADIALVVLHRRIRFVELTEAVHRILVADQYEEVEFDRTVHRTFTELSMRRASMSTIVDAAARILEEPVVLEDLSHQALAVSSGVPADLLADWERRSRRSPGRSGDSEPWAVTGVGPRSQLWGRLVIPCAPSDTIRATTTLERAAAALAMHRMIEQDRTSVQHQAQSGLIDDVLRGRLSDDRDVAARAAALGLRSAAHYLPVNVRVARGPEMFDPVAGHRRNVALLDAVAHTVNASGHSGLFALRGDGEVGVVLALKNSRSVPGDKPLEALSIRIRAEVERVEGTDASVVALGPSAEHVTDAISGLAEAADIAEVALTMRGAGKPFYRASDVRLRGLIALLRDDRRLQRFAESELKALLSTDGSASPTNLTVLREYLRLAGNKAAVAERLHMSRPALYKRLRTIRDALGVDIDDGESMTSLHVALMIMENSGDQRPN is encoded by the coding sequence ATGCCGCTCACGCTCGCCGAAGTGGTTGCACTTCCGGTGATGACCGCCGGCGCGCCCGAGGTGCTCAGCGCACGCCACTGGAACGAGACCATTCGGTGGGTGCACAGTAGCGACCTCGCCGATCTGTCCACTCTTCTGCAGGGCGGCGAGCTCGTCTTGACCACCGGTGCCGCGCTGGCACGGTCGCCGCGGAAATACCTGCGGAGGTTGGCGGCAGCCGGCGCCGTCGGCGTCGTCGTCGAGCTGGGCTCGATCATCGACGAATTACCCGGCGAAGTCGGAATCGTTGCCGAAGAAGCCGACATCGCTCTCGTCGTGCTCCACCGAAGAATCCGCTTCGTCGAGCTCACCGAGGCGGTGCATCGTATCCTCGTGGCCGATCAGTACGAGGAGGTCGAGTTCGACCGCACCGTGCACAGGACCTTCACCGAGCTCAGCATGCGGCGCGCATCGATGAGCACCATCGTCGATGCCGCCGCCCGCATCCTGGAAGAACCTGTGGTGCTTGAGGATCTGTCGCACCAGGCCCTCGCCGTATCATCCGGCGTACCGGCCGATCTGCTCGCCGACTGGGAGCGGCGTTCCCGCCGAAGTCCCGGACGCAGCGGTGACAGTGAACCGTGGGCGGTCACCGGTGTCGGCCCCCGCTCGCAACTGTGGGGGCGCCTGGTGATTCCGTGCGCACCATCGGACACCATTCGCGCGACGACCACGCTTGAGCGGGCGGCGGCCGCACTGGCCATGCACCGCATGATCGAACAGGACCGCACGAGCGTGCAGCATCAGGCACAGAGCGGGCTCATCGACGATGTGCTGCGTGGCCGGCTCTCGGACGACCGGGACGTCGCCGCGCGCGCCGCAGCACTGGGATTGCGCAGTGCCGCGCACTACCTACCGGTGAATGTGCGGGTGGCCCGCGGCCCGGAGATGTTCGACCCGGTCGCCGGACATCGCCGCAACGTGGCACTTCTCGACGCTGTCGCGCATACCGTCAACGCATCCGGCCATTCCGGGCTGTTCGCTCTTCGCGGAGATGGAGAGGTGGGTGTCGTTCTCGCACTGAAGAATTCGCGATCAGTGCCGGGGGACAAGCCGCTGGAAGCGCTCTCAATCCGAATCCGCGCCGAGGTCGAACGGGTGGAAGGCACTGATGCCTCCGTCGTCGCGCTGGGGCCATCGGCTGAGCATGTGACCGACGCCATCTCAGGACTGGCCGAAGCCGCCGACATCGCTGAGGTCGCCCTGACGATGCGTGGCGCCGGCAAGCCGTTCTATCGCGCATCCGACGTCAGACTGCGAGGACTGATCGCACTGCTGCGCGACGATCGCAGACTCCAGCGGTTCGCCGAGTCCGAGCTGAAGGCTTTACTGTCCACCGACGGGAGCGCCAGTCCCACGAATTTGACGGTGCTCCGCGAGTACCTTCGCCTGGCAGGCAACAAAGCGGCAGTCGCGGAGCGCCTGCACATGAGCAGACCGGCACTCTACAAGCGGCTCCGGACGATTCGTGACGCGCTGGGTGTCGACATCGACGACGGCGAGTCGATGACGTCACTGCACGTCGCGTTGATGATCATGGAGAATTCGGGCGACCAGCGGCCGAACTAG
- a CDS encoding CoA-acylating methylmalonate-semialdehyde dehydrogenase, which produces MAQTISHWVNNEAFAGASSATAAVTNPATGETTGQVALASVEDARVVIDAAAAAFPQWRDTSLAKRTQILFKFRELLNERKGELAEIITSEHGKVVSDALGEVSRGQEVVEFACGIPHLLKGGFTENASTKVDVYSIRQPLGVVGVISPFNFPAMVPMWFFPIAIACGNTVVLKPSEKDPTAALWIAALWAEAGLPAGVFNVLHGDKTAVDELLTNPKIASVSFVGSTPIAQYVYATGTAAGKRVQALGGAKNHAVILPDADLDLAADAMVNAGFGSAGERCMAISAAVAVGPIADDLVAKIAARTTDLTIGDGAGDSDMGPLVTQAHRDKVASYIDAGEADGAKVVVDGRTVTANGAADGFWLGPTLLDNVTPQMSVYTDEIFGPVLSVVRVDTYDQALELINTNPYGNGTAIFTNDGGAARRFQNEVQVGMVGINVPIPVPMAYYSFGGWKNSLFGDSHAHGMDGVNFFTRQKAITQRWLDPSHGGINLGFPENA; this is translated from the coding sequence ATGGCACAGACGATTTCGCATTGGGTGAACAACGAGGCCTTCGCTGGCGCGAGCAGTGCGACTGCTGCGGTGACGAATCCGGCTACGGGTGAGACGACCGGGCAGGTGGCGTTGGCGTCGGTGGAGGACGCGCGTGTGGTCATCGATGCCGCCGCCGCGGCGTTCCCGCAGTGGCGCGACACCTCGCTGGCCAAGAGGACTCAGATCCTGTTCAAATTCCGCGAGTTGCTCAACGAGCGCAAGGGTGAACTCGCCGAGATCATCACCAGCGAGCACGGCAAAGTGGTCTCCGATGCCCTCGGCGAAGTCTCGCGCGGCCAGGAAGTCGTCGAGTTCGCCTGCGGCATCCCCCACCTCCTCAAAGGCGGATTCACCGAAAACGCCTCCACCAAGGTCGACGTCTACTCCATCCGCCAACCCCTGGGCGTGGTCGGAGTCATCTCCCCCTTCAACTTCCCCGCCATGGTCCCGATGTGGTTCTTCCCCATCGCCATCGCCTGCGGCAACACCGTCGTACTCAAACCCTCGGAAAAAGACCCCACCGCCGCACTGTGGATCGCCGCGCTGTGGGCCGAAGCCGGCCTCCCCGCCGGAGTGTTCAACGTCCTGCACGGCGACAAGACCGCCGTCGACGAACTGCTGACCAACCCCAAGATCGCCTCGGTGTCCTTCGTCGGATCCACCCCCATCGCCCAATACGTCTACGCCACCGGCACCGCCGCCGGCAAACGCGTCCAAGCCCTGGGCGGGGCGAAAAACCACGCCGTGATCCTGCCCGACGCCGACCTGGACCTGGCCGCCGATGCCATGGTCAACGCCGGCTTCGGCTCCGCCGGAGAACGCTGCATGGCCATCAGCGCCGCCGTCGCGGTCGGCCCGATCGCCGACGACCTGGTCGCCAAAATCGCCGCACGCACCACCGACCTCACAATCGGCGACGGCGCAGGAGACTCCGACATGGGCCCCCTGGTCACCCAAGCCCACCGCGACAAAGTCGCCTCCTACATCGACGCCGGCGAAGCCGACGGCGCCAAAGTCGTCGTCGACGGCCGCACCGTCACCGCCAACGGCGCCGCAGACGGCTTCTGGCTCGGCCCCACCCTGCTCGACAACGTCACCCCCCAGATGAGCGTCTACACCGACGAAATCTTCGGCCCCGTCCTCTCCGTCGTCCGCGTCGACACCTACGACCAAGCCCTGGAATTGATCAACACCAACCCCTACGGCAACGGCACCGCGATCTTCACCAACGACGGCGGCGCCGCCCGCCGCTTCCAAAACGAAGTCCAGGTCGGCATGGTCGGCATCAACGTCCCCATCCCCGTCCCCATGGCCTACTACAGCTTCGGCGGCTGGAAAAACTCCCTCTTCGGCGACAGCCACGCCCACGGCATGGACGGCGTCAACTTCTTCACCCGCCAAAAAGCCATCACCCAACGCTGGCTCGACCCCAGCCACGGCGGCATCAACCTCGGCTTCCCCGAAAACGCCTGA
- a CDS encoding cyclase family protein, with translation MTTSKTPITFDLFHELYESCNNWNRWGSEDQRGTLNYITPEVISAAASLVRSGKAISLQLPLDGNGPQTGAFGRVNPVHQMAATGTDHLAGTQTYSADPLGWGFADDSLFLFLQGGTQWDALGHIFRDGKMFNGFSAGEVTSSGAARGGVENMPTIVTRGVLLDIPRVKGRTHLEPGEAITPEDLDEACEFHGVTVGRGDIVLIRTGDMAARRDLPGWGGFSAGDAPGLSLSVARWLHEKEVAGIATDTWGAEVRPNELENTFQPLHLVMIVSMGLLVGEIWYLDALAQDCAEDGRYEFLLVGPPLVIPGAVGSPVNPQAIK, from the coding sequence ATGACGACGAGCAAGACACCCATCACCTTCGATCTCTTCCATGAGCTCTACGAGTCCTGCAACAACTGGAACCGTTGGGGCAGCGAGGATCAGCGCGGAACGCTGAACTACATCACCCCGGAGGTGATCAGTGCCGCCGCTTCGCTGGTGCGGTCCGGCAAGGCGATCTCGCTGCAGCTGCCGCTCGACGGCAACGGTCCGCAGACCGGTGCGTTCGGTCGGGTCAACCCGGTGCACCAGATGGCCGCCACCGGCACCGATCATCTGGCCGGTACCCAGACCTACAGCGCAGACCCGTTGGGCTGGGGCTTCGCCGACGACAGCCTCTTCCTGTTCCTTCAGGGCGGAACCCAGTGGGACGCACTGGGTCACATCTTCCGGGACGGCAAGATGTTCAACGGATTCAGCGCCGGCGAGGTGACGTCGTCGGGCGCGGCGCGCGGTGGGGTGGAGAACATGCCCACGATCGTGACGCGGGGAGTCCTGCTCGACATCCCGCGGGTCAAGGGACGCACCCACCTGGAGCCCGGCGAGGCGATCACCCCCGAGGACTTGGACGAGGCCTGCGAATTCCACGGTGTGACCGTGGGACGCGGTGACATCGTGCTGATTCGCACCGGGGACATGGCCGCGCGGCGTGACCTGCCCGGCTGGGGTGGTTTCTCCGCGGGAGACGCACCCGGCTTGTCGCTGTCGGTGGCGCGTTGGCTGCATGAGAAGGAGGTCGCGGGAATCGCGACCGATACCTGGGGTGCCGAAGTCCGGCCCAACGAGCTGGAAAACACGTTCCAGCCCTTGCATCTGGTGATGATCGTGTCGATGGGTCTGCTGGTCGGCGAGATCTGGTACCTGGACGCGTTGGCGCAGGATTGCGCGGAGGACGGCCGCTACGAATTCCTGTTGGTGGGGCCGCCGCTCGTCATCCCCGGGGCCGTGGGATCACCGGTGAACCCACAGGCCATCAAGTGA
- a CDS encoding SigB/SigF/SigG family RNA polymerase sigma factor has protein sequence MFANLAALDEQSAEYRRQREAIIARCLPLADHIARRFDNRGEAADDLVQVARVGLIQAVNRFDPEFGSQFLAFAVPTMMGEVRRYFRDCGWSVKVPRRMKELGPQINRARDELYQLLERPPTASEIAHHLEIDRDEVVQAQIASSAYSTVSYDTTRREVDDEDSRMVGDSFGLVDVDLDRIVDAEAVRPLIAKLSERERAILGLRFFDNMTQSQIASRLGISQMHVSRLLARSLATLREQALTPTLPTPRVDAVPVSQQHCDRPEQSDSRQLLAARR, from the coding sequence ATGTTCGCCAATCTCGCGGCGTTGGACGAGCAGTCGGCCGAGTACCGGCGCCAGCGGGAGGCAATCATTGCACGATGCCTGCCCCTCGCCGACCACATTGCGCGACGCTTCGACAACCGCGGTGAAGCGGCCGACGATCTTGTGCAGGTCGCGCGGGTGGGTCTGATTCAGGCGGTGAACCGCTTCGATCCAGAGTTCGGTTCACAGTTCCTGGCCTTCGCCGTTCCGACCATGATGGGTGAGGTGCGCCGGTACTTCCGTGATTGCGGATGGTCGGTCAAGGTGCCGAGAAGAATGAAAGAGCTTGGCCCGCAGATTAATCGGGCCCGAGATGAGCTCTATCAGCTGTTGGAACGCCCGCCGACCGCCAGTGAGATCGCCCACCATCTGGAGATCGACCGCGACGAGGTGGTCCAAGCGCAGATCGCCTCAAGCGCGTACTCCACCGTGTCCTACGACACGACCCGGCGGGAAGTGGACGACGAAGACTCACGGATGGTGGGCGACAGTTTCGGGTTGGTGGACGTCGACCTCGACCGCATCGTCGATGCCGAGGCGGTGCGCCCGCTGATCGCCAAGCTGTCCGAACGCGAACGCGCCATCTTGGGACTTCGCTTCTTCGACAACATGACTCAGAGTCAGATCGCCAGCCGTCTGGGGATCTCTCAGATGCATGTGTCGCGCCTTCTCGCGCGTTCCCTGGCGACCCTGCGGGAACAGGCGCTGACTCCCACGCTGCCGACGCCGCGCGTGGATGCAGTGCCCGTGTCGCAGCAACACTGTGACCGACCCGAACAGTCTGACTCCAGGCAGCTGCTTGCCGCACGGCGGTGA
- a CDS encoding EVE domain-containing protein, which produces MAAARNVTAETLGAWVIKCNPRRTPVEPMRAAGEAKRSWCVAANYRSRLIRAGQPVLFWVSAHPQRGVWGAGRVTGDAFDEDGRLQVPVHIPLFDQPLTAAELLFVRGLASMEVFRAPQHANPSWVTVAEMALLAELFPSHCPSAGVTPAQRRAAGADRDHEPRLSHSRRCDARTRGEV; this is translated from the coding sequence GTGGCAGCAGCACGCAACGTCACCGCCGAGACGCTCGGAGCATGGGTCATCAAGTGCAATCCGCGCCGAACACCTGTCGAGCCGATGCGTGCGGCCGGCGAGGCCAAGCGGTCCTGGTGTGTTGCCGCCAATTACCGCTCGCGACTCATCCGGGCCGGGCAGCCGGTGCTGTTCTGGGTCTCGGCACACCCGCAACGGGGCGTATGGGGCGCCGGTCGAGTGACCGGCGACGCCTTCGACGAGGATGGTCGGCTTCAGGTGCCAGTCCACATTCCCCTGTTCGACCAACCGCTGACAGCTGCCGAATTGCTCTTTGTCCGCGGCTTGGCGTCGATGGAGGTGTTCCGAGCGCCGCAGCACGCCAATCCGTCCTGGGTGACCGTAGCTGAAATGGCGCTATTGGCAGAGCTTTTCCCGTCGCATTGTCCATCGGCAGGCGTGACCCCGGCGCAGCGACGGGCGGCTGGCGCGGACCGAGATCATGAACCCCGGCTATCGCATTCGCGGCGATGCGATGCGCGCACCCGGGGAGAGGTCTAG
- a CDS encoding SDR family NAD(P)-dependent oxidoreductase, with amino-acid sequence MTAGAVDALVSGASLKGKHAWVTGAGSGIGRASAVALARLGASVSLVGRTAESLHETARLIADHGGVATVRAGDVTDESFVATMMADERVDVLINSAGRNIPARLDEITPQAYESVMAVNVAAVLFVTQQAVARMRYHGEGGSIVSIGSQMGHVGGPNRILYCSSKWALEGMTKALALELAAEGIRVNTVAPTFIHTELTARSLADPEFRDWVLGEIPLGRLGSVDEVAAAVAYLASPASSLTTGTSLLVDGGWTAH; translated from the coding sequence GTGACCGCTGGAGCCGTTGACGCTCTGGTCAGCGGCGCCTCGCTGAAAGGTAAGCACGCCTGGGTGACCGGCGCGGGTTCGGGTATCGGCCGGGCGTCCGCGGTCGCTCTGGCCCGACTGGGCGCCTCGGTCAGTCTGGTCGGCAGAACCGCAGAGTCGCTCCACGAAACAGCGCGACTCATCGCCGATCACGGGGGCGTCGCCACCGTGCGGGCGGGCGACGTCACCGACGAATCCTTTGTCGCGACGATGATGGCCGACGAGCGCGTCGACGTCCTGATCAACAGCGCCGGCCGCAACATTCCCGCGCGCCTCGACGAAATCACGCCGCAGGCATACGAGTCGGTCATGGCCGTCAATGTCGCCGCGGTGCTGTTCGTGACGCAACAAGCAGTCGCACGGATGCGGTACCACGGCGAGGGAGGATCGATCGTGTCGATCGGCTCGCAGATGGGGCATGTCGGCGGCCCGAACCGAATTCTGTACTGCTCGTCGAAGTGGGCGCTGGAGGGGATGACCAAGGCGCTGGCACTGGAATTGGCTGCCGAGGGAATCCGCGTCAACACCGTTGCCCCGACGTTCATCCACACCGAGCTGACGGCCCGCAGCCTCGCCGATCCGGAGTTTCGGGACTGGGTACTGGGAGAGATTCCGCTGGGCCGACTCGGGTCGGTGGACGAGGTGGCTGCGGCGGTGGCCTACCTCGCCAGCCCGGCGTCGTCGCTCACCACCGGCACCTCGCTGCTGGTGGACGGAGGCTGGACCGCGCACTGA
- a CDS encoding hemerythrin domain-containing protein, with product MVETFVQSTDDVVEFLRDQHNQIKDMFDDVVHASGSEAREKAFVDLRQLLAVHETAEEMVVHPRARQDIEGGDIIVDARLQEEHEAKEQLSALESMDIDSQEFMDALLLFKGAVVDHAEREETEEFSRLQRDLDPDDLKRMVAAVQAAQAIAPTRPHPGVESAKLNFAVGPFASMLDRARDFIDSALR from the coding sequence GTGGTAGAGACATTCGTGCAGTCGACCGACGACGTGGTCGAGTTCCTTCGGGATCAGCACAACCAGATCAAGGACATGTTCGACGACGTGGTGCACGCGTCCGGGTCCGAAGCGCGGGAGAAGGCATTCGTCGACCTGCGCCAGCTGCTGGCCGTGCACGAGACCGCCGAAGAGATGGTGGTCCATCCCCGGGCGCGCCAGGACATCGAAGGCGGAGACATCATCGTCGACGCCCGACTGCAGGAAGAACACGAAGCCAAAGAACAGCTGTCCGCACTCGAGAGCATGGACATCGATTCGCAGGAGTTCATGGACGCGCTCCTGTTGTTCAAGGGCGCAGTGGTCGATCACGCCGAACGCGAGGAGACCGAGGAGTTCAGCAGGCTCCAACGCGACCTCGACCCGGACGATCTGAAGCGCATGGTGGCCGCAGTTCAGGCCGCCCAGGCCATCGCTCCGACCCGACCGCACCCGGGCGTCGAGTCGGCCAAGCTCAATTTCGCGGTCGGCCCCTTTGCTTCGATGCTCGATCGCGCGCGCGACTTCATCGACTCCGCACTCAGGTAA
- a CDS encoding nitroreductase/quinone reductase family protein: MGIPEVDPTAGSPLLRIGARLTGNTPGRWLARRVAPRVDRPLLRLSRGRLSSAMVTPELLLVTVGAKTGRRRTTPLTYFTEAGRAVVVASNYGGSRHPAWYYNVLAEPRVTISAGGYTGTFIGHEAAGDERDRLWNLAKTFIPSYADYERLAGRRTIPVLVFTEVD; encoded by the coding sequence ATGGGCATCCCCGAGGTCGACCCCACAGCCGGCTCTCCGTTGCTGCGCATCGGCGCCCGGTTGACCGGCAACACCCCCGGCCGGTGGCTCGCGCGTCGGGTGGCTCCCCGCGTCGACCGGCCGCTGCTCAGGTTGAGCCGCGGGCGCCTGTCGTCGGCGATGGTGACACCCGAACTACTGCTGGTCACCGTTGGCGCCAAAACCGGCCGGCGGCGAACCACCCCGTTGACGTATTTCACCGAAGCGGGCCGGGCCGTCGTCGTGGCGTCGAACTACGGCGGCTCCCGTCACCCGGCGTGGTACTACAACGTCCTCGCCGAACCCCGCGTGACGATCTCGGCCGGCGGTTACACCGGCACCTTCATCGGGCACGAGGCAGCGGGCGACGAGCGGGACCGGTTGTGGAACCTCGCGAAGACCTTCATTCCGTCCTACGCCGATTACGAACGCTTGGCGGGACGACGCACCATACCGGTGCTGGTGTTCACCGAGGTCGACTAG
- a CDS encoding PucR family transcriptional regulator → MDDSTSPDLAIAGISVDDLVRALGDNVTRAIDAAADETTRVRSLDVYPGSADQGVDLVIAVGVRPDEWPEVIAACADRGACVLIAERLPREAQPMIRAAADEAGLCLLERSPDLPWLELADSIRDLILQSGFGDIRGSGVAVEGLAGLAESLAEMLGGPVIIEDAKFRVLSYSSSTDQVDRGRDIAILGRRIPDEWLRHLDSLGVIDTLLGTDEVVAVEDGPFEARRRLLCSIRAERFLLGILWVAEGDTPLPVDVYERMASAARAAAPFLLRHQEAGFRGRSTQDGQVRRLLDQGTMAHSAAEEYGLAPAARHVVFGLRTSPDVLLSNLDRNRVVESVQMYCQSYRWRAATTSIGHTVYCVLALDAHTADHRIRDFAAAMGDHIGRVLLGRSVHVALSRSVRGLTDIPAARNQVDRVFDTFAAADGVTIVSYDDAVARIALSDVSHFVTTAGISHPKLDLLRTEDRDSGSVYVATLQAYLAAFGNVVAASHQLNIHVTTLRYRLKRIQSISGLDLADPSERLLCELLLRP, encoded by the coding sequence GTGGACGACAGCACCTCACCTGACCTTGCGATCGCCGGCATCTCGGTGGACGACCTGGTGCGGGCATTGGGCGACAACGTGACGAGGGCAATCGATGCGGCGGCCGACGAGACCACCAGGGTTCGGTCCCTCGACGTCTACCCCGGCAGCGCCGACCAGGGCGTCGACCTGGTCATTGCGGTCGGGGTCCGGCCGGATGAGTGGCCAGAGGTCATCGCCGCGTGCGCCGACAGGGGAGCCTGCGTCCTCATCGCCGAGCGTCTTCCTCGCGAGGCGCAGCCGATGATCCGCGCTGCTGCGGACGAGGCTGGTCTCTGCCTGCTCGAGCGTTCCCCCGACCTGCCATGGCTTGAGCTGGCCGACTCGATCCGGGACCTGATTCTGCAGTCCGGCTTCGGTGACATCCGTGGATCAGGCGTTGCCGTCGAGGGACTCGCGGGATTGGCCGAGTCGCTCGCGGAGATGCTCGGGGGACCGGTCATCATTGAAGACGCGAAGTTTCGGGTGCTGTCTTATTCGAGCTCGACCGACCAGGTCGACCGCGGACGCGACATCGCGATCCTGGGCCGCAGGATTCCCGATGAGTGGCTTCGCCACCTCGACTCGCTGGGCGTCATCGACACTCTCCTGGGCACCGACGAGGTGGTGGCCGTCGAGGACGGACCGTTCGAGGCACGCCGACGGCTGCTGTGTTCCATTCGCGCAGAACGGTTTCTGCTCGGAATCCTGTGGGTCGCCGAGGGGGACACACCACTTCCGGTCGACGTGTACGAGCGGATGGCGTCGGCGGCGCGTGCAGCCGCGCCCTTTCTCCTGCGCCATCAGGAAGCGGGTTTCCGGGGACGGTCGACACAGGACGGGCAGGTCCGCCGTCTCCTCGATCAAGGAACCATGGCGCACTCTGCGGCCGAGGAGTACGGTCTGGCGCCGGCCGCCCGCCACGTGGTGTTCGGACTGCGCACCTCGCCTGACGTCCTCCTGAGCAATCTGGATCGCAACCGGGTCGTCGAATCTGTGCAGATGTACTGCCAGTCCTACCGGTGGCGGGCCGCCACCACCAGCATCGGACACACCGTCTACTGTGTGCTCGCGCTCGACGCCCACACTGCGGACCACCGGATCCGGGATTTCGCGGCGGCGATGGGAGACCACATCGGGCGGGTCCTGTTGGGCCGGAGTGTTCACGTCGCACTCAGCCGGAGCGTGCGCGGGTTGACCGACATCCCCGCCGCGCGCAACCAGGTTGACAGAGTGTTCGACACCTTTGCGGCGGCAGACGGGGTGACGATCGTGAGCTACGACGATGCGGTCGCTCGTATCGCGCTGTCCGACGTGTCGCACTTCGTCACGACCGCCGGCATCAGCCACCCGAAACTGGACCTGCTGCGGACGGAGGATCGGGACAGCGGCTCTGTTTACGTCGCAACGCTGCAGGCGTACCTCGCTGCGTTCGGTAACGTCGTCGCTGCGTCGCATCAGCTCAACATCCACGTGACGACCTTGCGATACCGGCTCAAGCGCATCCAGTCGATCTCCGGACTCGATCTCGCGGACCCCTCGGAACGTCTCCTGTGCGAACTGCTCCTGCGCCCCTGA